In Phaenicophaeus curvirostris isolate KB17595 chromosome 14, BPBGC_Pcur_1.0, whole genome shotgun sequence, a single genomic region encodes these proteins:
- the MTHFSD gene encoding methenyltetrahydrofolate synthase domain-containing protein isoform X1, with the protein MEGGVRLRAGASKQDVREKVWEYLERSGLAAFPRPVHRRIPNFKGSHQACCSVKELEVFNRAHEIKVDPDKPLEGVRLAALQARKTLLVPTPRLRTGLFNKIVPPPGATKEILRICATSQGIKEYSVPVGLDGKARVDLVVVGSVAVSEKGWRIGKGEGYADMEYAMMVSMGAVQEDTPVVTIVHDCQVVDIAEELLDDHDLTVDYILTPTRTIKTNCKRPKPQGILWYKVSYEMLEKIPILKSLRYREKQTGKDVTLQDEHSDLANANPPAALNEKAMAENTRPQAAVGSAQQGQHYVESDSSSPQLEGSGMITTVYVGNIPPSIRVSELKCALREFHATPLRLNWQGAQHRAFLDYKDKSAAESAVSSLKGLSLGGNTLRVELAKNQRHKGQVEINSQK; encoded by the exons ATGGAGGGGGGCGTGCGGCTGCGCGCGG GTGCCTCCAAGCAGGACGTCCGGGAGAAGGTGTGGGAGTACCTGGAGCGCAGCGGGCTGGCCGCCTTCCCGCGGCCCGTACACCGCCGCATCCCCAACTTCAAG GGGTCTCACCAGGCTTGCTGCTCTGTTAAAGAGCTAGAAGTGTTCAACAGAGCCCATGAGATTAAAGTGGATCCCGACAAACCCCTAGAAGGTGTTCGGCTAGCTGCGCTGCAG GCAAGGAAGACTCTGTTGGTTCCCACACCGCGTCTGAGAACTGGACTGTTCAATAAGATTGTTCCACCTCCGGGTGCAACTAAGGAGATCCTGCGGATATGTGCTACATCTCAA GGTATAAAAGAATACAGTGTGCCTGTAGGTCTTGATGGGAAAGCACGAGTGGACTTGGTTGTTGTAGGATCAGTGGCTGTCTCTGAAAAAG GCTGGAGAATTGGAAAAGGGGAAGGTTATGCAGACATGGAATATGCAATGATGGTGTCAATGGGTGCAGTGCAGGAGGATACACCTGTAGTAACTATTGTGCATGACTGTCAG GTGGTTGACATAGCAGAAGAGCTTCTTGATGATCATGATTTAACTGTGGATTATATACTCACTCCAACAAGAACTATCAAGACTAATTGCAAACGACCAAAACCTCAGGGAATATTATGGTACAAG GTCAGCTATGAAATGCTGGAAAAAATCCCAATCCTGAAGAGTCTTCGATACAGAGAGAAGCAGACTGGCAAGGATGTTACCCTCCAAGATGAACATTCAGACTTGGCAAATGCAAACCCACCAGCAGCGTTAAATGAGAAGGCAATGGCTGAAAATACAAGACCGCAGGCTGCAGTGGGCTCAGCTCAACAAGGACAACATTATGTTGAAAGTGATTCTTCAAGTCCTCAGTTAGAAGGATCTGGCATGATTACTACTGTCTATGTGGGGAACATACCTCCCAGCATAAGAGTGAGCGAGCTGAAATGTGCTTTAAGGGAATTCCATGCAACTCCTTTACGACTGAATTGGCAAGGAGCACAGCACAGGGCTTTTCTCGATTACAAGGATAAATCAGCTGCAGAGAGTGCTGTATCCTCTTTGAAAGGCTTGAGCCTTGGGGGTAATACTTTGCGAGTGGAGCTGGCCAAGAATCAGAGACACAAAGGGCAAGTAGAAATCAATAGTCAGAAATGA
- the MTHFSD gene encoding methenyltetrahydrofolate synthase domain-containing protein isoform X2: MEGGVRLRAGASKQDVREKVWEYLERSGLAAFPRPVHRRIPNFKGASHAATRLLSLQDFKAANTVKINPDAPQKNARFLTLEARKTLLVPTPRLRTGLFNKIVPPPGATKEILRICATSQGIKEYSVPVGLDGKARVDLVVVGSVAVSEKGWRIGKGEGYADMEYAMMVSMGAVQEDTPVVTIVHDCQVVDIAEELLDDHDLTVDYILTPTRTIKTNCKRPKPQGILWYKVSYEMLEKIPILKSLRYREKQTGKDVTLQDEHSDLANANPPAALNEKAMAENTRPQAAVGSAQQGQHYVESDSSSPQLEGSGMITTVYVGNIPPSIRVSELKCALREFHATPLRLNWQGAQHRAFLDYKDKSAAESAVSSLKGLSLGGNTLRVELAKNQRHKGQVEINSQK; encoded by the exons ATGGAGGGGGGCGTGCGGCTGCGCGCGG GTGCCTCCAAGCAGGACGTCCGGGAGAAGGTGTGGGAGTACCTGGAGCGCAGCGGGCTGGCCGCCTTCCCGCGGCCCGTACACCGCCGCATCCCCAACTTCAAG GGTGCCTCCCATGCTGCGACAAGGCTTCTGAGTTTACAGGATTTCAAAGCTGcaaatactgtaaaaataaatcccGATGCTCCCCAGAAGAATGCTCGCTTTCTAACACTGGAA GCAAGGAAGACTCTGTTGGTTCCCACACCGCGTCTGAGAACTGGACTGTTCAATAAGATTGTTCCACCTCCGGGTGCAACTAAGGAGATCCTGCGGATATGTGCTACATCTCAA GGTATAAAAGAATACAGTGTGCCTGTAGGTCTTGATGGGAAAGCACGAGTGGACTTGGTTGTTGTAGGATCAGTGGCTGTCTCTGAAAAAG GCTGGAGAATTGGAAAAGGGGAAGGTTATGCAGACATGGAATATGCAATGATGGTGTCAATGGGTGCAGTGCAGGAGGATACACCTGTAGTAACTATTGTGCATGACTGTCAG GTGGTTGACATAGCAGAAGAGCTTCTTGATGATCATGATTTAACTGTGGATTATATACTCACTCCAACAAGAACTATCAAGACTAATTGCAAACGACCAAAACCTCAGGGAATATTATGGTACAAG GTCAGCTATGAAATGCTGGAAAAAATCCCAATCCTGAAGAGTCTTCGATACAGAGAGAAGCAGACTGGCAAGGATGTTACCCTCCAAGATGAACATTCAGACTTGGCAAATGCAAACCCACCAGCAGCGTTAAATGAGAAGGCAATGGCTGAAAATACAAGACCGCAGGCTGCAGTGGGCTCAGCTCAACAAGGACAACATTATGTTGAAAGTGATTCTTCAAGTCCTCAGTTAGAAGGATCTGGCATGATTACTACTGTCTATGTGGGGAACATACCTCCCAGCATAAGAGTGAGCGAGCTGAAATGTGCTTTAAGGGAATTCCATGCAACTCCTTTACGACTGAATTGGCAAGGAGCACAGCACAGGGCTTTTCTCGATTACAAGGATAAATCAGCTGCAGAGAGTGCTGTATCCTCTTTGAAAGGCTTGAGCCTTGGGGGTAATACTTTGCGAGTGGAGCTGGCCAAGAATCAGAGACACAAAGGGCAAGTAGAAATCAATAGTCAGAAATGA